The Triplophysa rosa linkage group LG25, Trosa_1v2, whole genome shotgun sequence genome window below encodes:
- the LOC130549262 gene encoding N-lysine methyltransferase KMT5A-A-like has protein sequence MAGIRPRRAKKKPEQEAVYYASMCKDKGGFVSKYINSFKGRGVFTSSHFHKGDFLIEYRGDVINKEDYERRLKLYDNALEVFLFEFRFNGKQLWVDAAKEDDSLGRLVNDDHVNPNSKIKIITVDKKPHLCLFAINDISPGEEIRYNYGDSEWPWRYQVTSETEEPASLVCGDNRILCV, from the exons ATGGCAGGAATAAGGCCCAGGAGAGCTAAAAAAAAACCAGAGCAGGAGGCTGTGTATTATGCATCAATGTGTAAAGACAAGGGTGGATTtgtatcaaaatatataaattcatTCAAAG GTCGGGGAGTGTTTACCTCTTCTCACTTTCATAAAGGAGATTTTCTGATTGAATATCGAGGAGATGTCATAAATAAAGAAGACTATGAAAGAAGACTCAAATTATATGACAATGCGCTCgaagtgtttttatttgaattccGTTTTAATGGAAAACAATTGTG GGTCGATGCTGCCAAAGAAGATGACTCTTTAGGGCGTCTTGTGAATGATGATCACGTGAACCCCAAcagcaaaattaaaattattacaGTGGACAAAAAGCCCCATCTGTGTTTATTTGCTATAAACGACATTAGTCCTGGGGAAGAAATCAGATATAACTATGGGGATTCTGAATGGCCATGGAGATACCAg GTAACGTCCGAGACTGAAGAACCTGCCTCACTCG